The genomic window CAAATAAGGAAGTTACGCAAATTGGAACTGCTGAAGATTATCACTGGTTTAATTCttacaattttaatttatgttgGTGGAGATCCATGAGGTCCCAGTAGCCTCAAAAGGATTTCACACAAGCACACAAGCTTGTACTTCATGATCAAACCACAAACTCAACACCACTGTTAGCAATAGATTATATTTTTAGCACAGAGAGggagcaaaaaataaatttttatcaTCCAACAATAGACTATGAAAAATCTGTAGTCCTGAAaagtaaattgaaaaaaaccccaaaaatcaaaccactCCTCTATTGTATTTTCCTACTAGAGATGTCAAAGGGACTGAATGTGATGCTGTGCTTTAGAAAGCCAGGAGTACAAATCCTTCTATAGTCTAGCACAGTAGCTTATCACTCTTAATGCAGAATCCAGTCTGAGTACAATCATGTAGACAGTATATTCCATAACTTGCCAAACAGAAGTCCAGGAAAAATGATAGGAGGTATGGCAGAAAGAGCCCTATGGGACTGttgaaagaaacagcagaaattaaaactcATAGTACGCACCTGaaagggctgctctgggcttgTACAACCCAGTTCGGTTTTGTATCTGCCCACAACAGCTGCGGAACCAGGACACAGCCGGAGACACACCCCACGATTTTGGAGCGTGATGCTCTATCCCTGTCTGGAGTTTAGAGGAAAACACTAACTTCGCTCAGTAAAAGCATGGCTAAAGCACAAAACGTCGGGGAGCCGGGGGCTGCTTTTTGCCCGCTTATCTTTGCGTTCCTGCCGCTATTTCAAGTTTAAAATGTGTGAgtagcagcaggaacagcacgCTGAAAGTCTCACTCCGGCAGCTTCACCCCAGCAGCAGAGGCGCTGACCCAAGATACACTCCGCTCCGCCCCACAAAGGGCTGTCATCGGGGAGGACCCGAGAGTCACCTGGACCCGCGGAACGCCTTCGGGAGCCCGGAGCAACCCAGCTCCGGAGCGAATCCCGCCGCCACTTCCCGCCCCGACATCCCCAGACAGGAGCCGGGCAGAGCTTTCGCTGTTGATGCCTATTAACGGCCTCTTCTCCGCGGCGCTCTCGGGAGCTGTAGTCCCAAACCCCTgcctgcccggccccgccgcaggGCGGATCCACGGCCTTTGAACTACATCTCCCAGCGTGCCGCGCGCCGGGGTGGTGCCCGCCTGTGGCGCCGGGAGGCTGTGCGATGGCGGCAGGTTTGTAATCGAAGGAGAGGGCTGGCGGCCGGGACGGCGCGGCTGCGGGACCACTGTGAGGAGCGGcgccggggctggggctggggctggggctggggctgtcgCCCCGCTACCTGCGAGGGGCTGCGGGTCGGAGCTGTCGCGGTGTGGGTGCTTCGGGGCCGGGAGAGCAGCGGGCGCTGTGGGAACACTTAGGGCGTCCTGTGTGAGGGCGGTATCCGTGTCCGTGAGGGAAGGAGGGCGCCGGGCCCGACCCCTCGGCTCGGCTGAGGAACGTGGCTGTGCTCGTCTCCCCACTGTCGAGCTTTGCGGGGATTCCTTtgtccctcctctccttcccgGTACGGGTCGGCCTGATCCCTGCCGGCTCCTGCGGTTGGCACCTCCTGAAGGTGCTGCTGCCGTGAACTTCCTGGGAAGGTTCAGACTGGCAGGCGGCCCCCAGAGGGTGTCCGAAAGGTGACGGGTAAAACAGACCGTGGGCCTTGAGGGCTTGAATTTGCCTCTGCAGGAATCTGCACCTCACTGGGAAACTTCCCGTAGCGTCACAAAACAGAAGGCAGTCGGAAAACATCTCAATAAGGGAATTGCGCTGTTTCTCCCAGTCGTGCTTTCAAACTCTGCTTGGAAGCATAAGCCTTTTTACAGTAGGAAACTTAAGTGAGAGCTGACATGAACTGATCCCTTGGGAACAAGGAAGCTTTATGAAGTTATTTCCTGATCGGCAGGACTGTTGAGCCTGGGCTGCTGTGGTTGCCTGTCCTTTGTCCCCTGGCCCcttctttcctctgtgtttccCCTGACACACCATATGCACAAGCAGAGAGTTACTTGCCCGACGGCTAGTTTGAGATAGCAGGGCTGAGTGGCccggctcctgctgccacactgtcATCGGCAGCAgttctgtctctttttcttcctaagtGAGGAAGTCACTTTGAGTCTCCTCCCTACCTGAATTCATTCATGGTTGATGGTACTTGTAGGATATGTTGCAGTCTTCAAACTTCCTTTTGGAtggattacaaaaaaaaaaaaaaagaaagtttttgcGATAAAGAAGCTAACAGGCAGCACGGTTGTAGAGTTTCCATGAGAAACAAAGGAATACAAAAAAATGATAGAGTTGAATTGAAATATATGTAgtaaaatgtttgtatttagACGGGCATATTTGAAACTTTGCATTAATATGAACGTCCTGTGGGGGAAATCTTTCACCTCATCACCTGTCTTCTTTTGTTGCaagtgtttaaaagaaattctgaatCCTTCTCTGTACTACTGAAGAGAATATTACACACAACATTGTAGTATTTGAAATGATATTAACTGCACTCAAATAAGACGGTTAAGAGTTGGATTATGTTTATATTCTGCACAGGAAGTGTTTGTTACTTCTTGTCCAAATGCTTTCTATTGATTgtgatgtatttttataaatataccAGATTGGTTAAAAGAGGGTAGCTTACTGGGAATCTGTTATTGtagatttcttattttgtttatCTGCTTAATTTTTAGGTGCTAAAAGTGGATAACTGTCCAAGTACCTGGAACTTTGAAATTTATACTGTCCTAACCCTACATAACATAATATTGTTATGTTAATGCTAATCAGCAAAGAAAGTGGAGTACCATTTACAAGATGCCAACTGTTGAAAATCCGAGTGGTGAACAGAACTTCATTGCACATTGGATGTTCAATAGTTCCCGTGCTGGAGTCTTATTAGATCCTAGTTTTACAGCTTTGAactgcaagaaagaaaatctgttaCCTGGACCTGAAAATATCACATCTTTACCTGCCGAAGTGTTGCATCTTTCAGACACTTGTTCTATAAGTGATGACTCCCTGTGTGAAGAGTCTGGCAGCTCTCGTACACTTCAGCAATACAGCACTGGAACatcttttccagcagcagcatgtgATGTGGAAAGCTCTAAACCAGACTTTGTCTGTGGTGAAGTGGATGGTCAGAAAAAATCCGGTTACAGTGACCCACTCTTAAAAAGGCTTGAACAGGTAAATGAATTCCTTGACGTACATCCATTAAGATTTAGttttttcctgcagatgatTTGTCATATCTGGAAGTAAGCAAACTCCTTGCAATGTATAGACTACAGCAAGCTTAAAGAGCAAGTCCTAAGTTACAGTTATGTGTACATAAAAGTTGTTGTCCTCCTCATGATGTGCAGTTACAGAGTCTAACTACCATTGTTTCCAGGTGGGGCAGGTTCCAGTTTAAAGCTAAATTGTTCTCAAAATCATTTTACCTTTAAAGGCACACACAGTTTTACAATGTCCCATTGTTTCTTCACTTGAAGCTGTGGAAATGGGGTGCTGGTCATTACAGTGGTAGTATTTCACCACAAGTATTCACAAGTAGTGAAGTTGTATGTTCTTGTATCTATAGCAACGTCTTTTGTTAGTTCTCAAAGTAGGTGTGAACACTGATATACCTGGTTCCGTTTAGATGAAGAGAGATGTTAGTTTTGAATGTGTATCCAAGACATCAGGACAAAAAGATCTGGAATTATAATGCTGTGATGttacttaccttttttttctaatgcaagAATGTCAGGTAATCCACTGTAAGTGTCTGTACGTTTTCTTATAGCTCTTCCCAACTACTAGATACAAATTGTGTTAGCTGAAAGTGTTCAGCAGCACTTTAATAGATCTTACTGTTAAGGATTAAGAACTCTCTTACCTCCTTGTCCACTCTGCCAGCAGCTACATCAGCACTAATCTCTGTGTCTGTTCACTCGactggagagggagagagggagagagggagggagagagagagagagagagagagagagcgagCGTGTCTCTAGATGCTATAAAAGTTAGTTTTGTCCTGTATTTTACAtgataggaaaatatttattcactttttaaatattgtcaGCAGTATCACTCAGTGGCTAAATGACAAATATTAGCTGGTTAATTGGTACCTTAAGTGCAATTTTTAAGTCTCTTGTCTTAGAAAGTTATTGACAATCTATAACAAAAAAGTAATCTGATGCTTGTCACagcatgagatttttttcagtttggttttctgAGGATATTGTTATCGAAACAGGTATGATTAATTTAGTAAGTGAAGGGGTTGGAGATGAGACTCAGGTGATCTTTGGATCTTGATCACTAGCTCACAACTTCTACTTGCATAGTGCCTTCTGTTTATACTGGGACTACAAGGGAAATtcaaggggattttttttcttacctgttGAATGACAGTTGTGGTCCAGTTGTTGATCTGTGGAAGGAATTCATCAGACCCTTCCTTTGGAGGAGCTGGAACTAGCACATGTGTATGCGTGGGAGATACAAAGATGGACACAGAGGCTCACCACCCATTGCTGTGGTTTGGTAGCGTGCAGAATGCCCTGCCTTCATATGACCCTCAAAGTTGGTATTGGGGCAGGACCAGGGACTCCTGCTGcacaagaaaatgaagattgGATTACTGAATTTAATCAGCATTTTAATTcgtttttttttcaagtagcTTCATGGGTCTTAATGTTGCTCAGTGCTCTTTCCCCTCTCTTGTTCCTTTGCATCAGTATTGTTCACTGTAACTGAGACtttggagagaggaaagaataaaGTCCACTTTTTCTAAAGCTTTAATTATTATGAAGTATTTAATActttaataaaaacacagcacagtaGAAGTTGACATTGAAAGAGCAGGATTGAAATGTTTTTCCCATGCAGTAGAAATGAATGTTCTGATTTCTATTTTTTGCAGATTGGTCAATTAAAGACTGGTGGAACTGTTAATCGCACAAAGTGGAAATAGCATGTGTATTCTTAGATagaaaaattcttaattttctctATGTTACACTGGCCTAATGGAGCatctttaaaacaataaataccTGCTGTCTTGATGCTGCTAATCCTGTGGCACATTCTAAATAAACCTAGCCTctaatacatttaattttttgtttgaaaagctgaaggaaTTGCAACGACAGAAACAGGAACAGCTAAAGAAACAACAGATGGAGCAACTTCAATGGCTaatggaagagcagcagaagctACTTAGCATGGTATCTGGCCAGACAGCAGCTCTTGGTAagttgagaaaaaaagcacatgaTGTACTttgaataaactgaaaaatttaatctcattttcCAGTTAAAATCTTAAAGTGTATTCTGTGTTCTTCATCTTAAGACTTGATTAGTCTTCATCTTTGACTTGATTAGTCAAAGATAAATGTTGCATTGCTTCAGTGCCTGAAAAATTGAGTGCTGCTGTGGAAGGAATACCATCCTGTTTTTATAAAATGCCAGCTGTAATTGTAAATTGATCAATATGCACTATGATGTGAGCCCTTGTTTTGAAGTACACGTATTAATTATAAAGTGTAAACCAAAGTTACTTTCCTTTCTGATTAGCTGTTTCTCACAGTACTTTTGATTGCTTTAAACTTGCAGTGTAGCCAAATGAAGTTCCCCAGTGTTTGTGTTCACGCACATCGTGTTCAGGTAATGATCTGAACTAGACTAGAAAGCTGatctgtatttgaaaacaaacacttgTATCAGTTTTCCAGTCTTGTTTGCTGTGTGCACAGAGAGGGGACAGTTCTTGGCTGGAAAAAGCTTTTAGAGTTGAGCAGTGGTATTTTTATCAGTTCAAcctgatttaaataattttctgagaCAATTCATTTAGGGCTTATCTTAGGACAACAAAAGCAAGATTGCCTAATCACTTATTCTTGATCAGTAATGTAAGAATGGAGGCTGGGTGATCAATCTTGTTCCTCAGTaccatttcttttctcctgtggAACAGCAGTGTTGTAATACAAATACAATGAcagccatttttttcttctaatttcaaGGCTATACTCTAACAGCTGAAAGTCAAAAGCTAAGACCTGGGCATTCATCAGGCTTAACAACTTTACACCAATTGCCATCATCTGGATATCAGAATGTCTTTGAAGACAGAACTCATGCTCCGATTGTTGCTTCATATACACAAGACAATGATTCTTTACCAAAGTTGAACAACAAAGAATGCACCTCATCTTTGAAGAACAGTCTTTCAGAAGTGTCTGCCTGTGAAAAGCAAGGTCCATGTGTGCCTATGAAAAGGCCAAATTGTTTGAACAACAAGGAAGACAAATACATTACTGGTTAGTCATTTATAGAAAGATAAATTGGTGGTGGGTTATTTTCCCCTTGTAGTTACTGAGCATAATTTTATACTGCTTATTTTGAAGATCTTCTGATTTTTGTTGGTTTACTTGATTTATTGGTTGGTTTACTGACAGCTTACAGACCTCAGAGTGTTCCTGTTGTTGTCCATGGGAGCTTTGTTAAAAGCAGTATgagacaaaaatcaaattattctcaatttatacatacatatgtggGAAATAGAAGCTTGATAAGAGAGCTCTTCAGCAGAGCAGACATCAAAATTTgttcacttatttttttaagccataCATTAACAATAGCAAAGAAGATAAACAATCAGAATGGATTATTTAAAGaatgtggaatttttttaatgcataattGGATGTTCCCGTAAAAAGtgcaaattcaaataaaaattaatttggggAAATCTTAGGGCTATTTTGTGTAGGAATTAAGATGACATTGCCATGAAGCTCCCTTCTGGTTTTAATCTGACCTGAATGCTGCTTAAAGTATGTGCTGAAAACTGATTTGTTGTtgggacaaaaagaaaattctgttacTTTCATAGGAAAAAACATGTGGtgtccagaaaaaaagatggaacTATTAAAGGAGAGTGAAGATAATCACATTGATTCTTTATGTGTGGGAATTGCAGATCTCTCTGAAAATTGCAGCGGAGGTGAACATTTGCGGACTAATACAGAGGAAAGGTAATTCAGACCATGCTTACCCAGTTCTTATCAAATAACACAAGTTTGGTTGAATTCTGAGTCCTGATTAGAAGAGTCTGATACTCGCAATTTATGTAGCTTTCTCAACCAAGGATTCATTTTTTCTGGATACTCTTGCTTGAAATTGCTTGTGCTGTAAAAGATGTGATGTTGTGTATTGGAGGAAGAGGTGTGTGTGCAACCTGGGGTAATGCCAGCTTAGAAGCATGTTTTAGTATAGCTCAGTATATAAGCAGTTATAATTATTGTTCCCAGTTTATTACAACCTCCTATCCACTGTTAGGTGCTAAAAGTAGTAACATGAAGGAGGAGTGCAAGGCTGTGACTTTTGAGTCAGGAGTTAAGattgtttaaaatgttaaatgcCAGTTTGGatggagccctgagcaacctggtgtagtgaaAAGTGtctctgcccgtggcaggggagttggaactgaatgatctttaaggtcctttccaacccaaaccattttgtgattctgtgaaatgtctGTATATGGCTAAGAACTAATGACAGTGCTTGTGGCAGAAGCCTTCTCATGTatgtggccaggttttggtagtggggggctacaggggtggcttctgtgagaagctgctggaagcttcccctgtgtctgGTAGAACCAATGCCATCTGGCTCCGGGAtggacctgccactggccaaggctgagcccatcaagGATGACAGTGACACATCTGTGATAACATActtaagaagaaataaaaagttactGTGCAAATGAAATTGCGGCCGGAGAAGAGtggagaacatgtgaacaaGAGTATAAACATCAGGgccagtggagaaggaggggcaggaggtgctccaggcaccagagccgaggttcccctgcagcccgtggtgcagaccatggtgcagcagctgtgcccctgcagcccatggaggtccacaggggtgcagagatccacctacagcctgtggaggagacccatgctggagcaggtggatacctggaggaggctgtgaccctgtgggaggcctgtgctggagcagggtcctgacAGGGACCTGCAGACCTGtagagagaggagcccatgctaGAAGAGCAGGTTTCCTGCTAGGACTTGTGACCCTCTAGGGAACCTAAGcggagcagcctgtgcctgaaggagtgcaccctgtggaaaagtgacccatgtggcagcagtttgtgaagaactgccTGTGGGACTCACATTAGAGAAgtttgtgaaggactgtctcctgtgggagacagggagcaggggaaggctTTCTCTCTGTGAGCTGTAGCAGAAACAgtctgtgatgaactgaccataagccccattccccatctccctgtgttgttggggggaagggagtagaatttgggaaggagggaggggtggaggaagatgtttttaagatttattttctcattatcctgTTCTGATTCTGTtggtaataaatttaattaatatccccgCTTTGAGTCTGTTTTACCCGTGACAGTATTTGGTGAGTGATCTCCCCTGGACCTTAACTCCTGAAccctttgttatattttctctcccctgtccagttgcagaggggagtgatagagtggctttggtgggtgcCTGGCTTCCAACCAAGTCAACCCACTTACAGTATGGTAAAAGATTTGTATATGGAGTTGATAGAATAACAGTAGTAGTTGGCATTGTTTTAAAGCTCATATATAATCAATATGTAGTAGTCacaaccccaaaacacagcaccatatGGGCTGCTATGAAAACAGCTCTCTGCATCCCAGCCAGACCCAGTACTCCTGTGAAGGAGGAGGAGTATCAAAGGGGGAGATAGGGAACATGATCTTAGTAGCATTCCTGAGTGGGAAGGTGAGACTGTAGAGCTTGGGAGTGTGGCTAAACTACGAGTGAAAGTTTGGTGATTTGGCCAAAAGAAAGGGTCATtaagaaaagcagtgaaagaaacccaaaacctgcatacaatatattttatatatgtgtattaaCTGTTGCAGGGGTTTGATAAACTGTTTCTCAAAAGATAAACACATAGTGTTAAAATGCATTTCTCAGATTAACCTAATGACTGAAACACCTCATGATTTGTTATCTTTTATACAATTACACCTTAGGTCCTTGAATAGCAGTGATGgtaaacaaatttattttatagagaATTATAAGAGTTGTTATAGgcttattttatatatttttttctttaattacacTAGACCTATTAAAGCTGCAATACATGAGAAGAAACAGACTTTTGAAGAATTCTTGGAAGAACAGATACAACTAGAAGAGCAGCGTCTGGAGCAAAACCAGAAGTTGCAggttatttattaatatttttaaaaactttattcttctttctgttttgtgtcaAGATGTGATAGATGCTTAAAAATGTACAGGGTACATGCTGGTATTGAAAGCTAACATGTTGCattcctaaaaataaaacagtaagtGTCAAATACTCCACTTGTTTAAGTCTTTAGAAATCCAGTAGGAATGTAGCATCTAAATTCCTACTCTAATGTGAGGTTTATTTGAAGAAATCTTCATACTGTGTGAGGagctttttaacattttgtgaTTTACTTTTCTTTACTCATTTTCAGGAGACAAATGGATCAACTGTTCAAAAACCAGTGACCAAAAGACCCTTCCTGAAAAGAGGAGAAGGCTTAACAAGATTCACTAATGCCAAAtctaaaataacaaaactcGGAGAAAACACCTCAAAACTTCAACAAAGGGCTTCAGATGACAGAAATGTTATTAAAGTGGACAGatcacaaacacagaagaaaactatGCCTCCTGGCAAAGAACTGGTTTCTGAAAATCCTTTTGCACCATGTAAAAAATACAACCACCCCAATAAAGCAAAACATTGCCCTATTCAGAAGACGGTGGTACTCAGGAATCACAATGGAGAAAATATCTCGccattagaaacaaaaatgcaatcaggaaaaaattatgatgGACAGATGAGAGATTATTACGCATCAGAAATTAatagcaaaacagaaaataaagagaacagAGTAGAATTTGCTAAGTCTAATACTGGCAAAATCAAAAACAAATTGCCTGGCACAGAAAAGTCTCAGTTGTCTCAAGAGCTGGCCAGTGCCTTCTCTAATTCTAAACATAATATAGGTCACCCTGTGAAAGATTCAGAACTAtcttttgaaatttcatttcagaataagctggagaactgggaaaaagaaaaagaaaaagagactcTAGAATTAGATGAGTTTTTGTTTCTAGAACAAGCTGCAGATGAATTATCTTTCTCAAGTAATTCCTCATTTGTGCAAAGGGTCTTGGATCGAGATCTGCAAACTTTAAAAGGCCGTAGAATGTCTTCTACCCCTATAAAGGCAAAAGAGCAGCAAGTAAAGTTGCTGGCTGGCCAACccacaaatgagaaaaatgaaagggcAGACTGCATAGCACAGGAAAATACACATAATAGCCCAGTTATGCACTCAGTCTCAAATTCAGGAGCAGATTCTAGAATGAAGGATCCATTGAATAAAACAGACAATGTGatattttcagcttcttctgtGAAAACAGCTCCTGCTTTAAAAAGTAATCACTGGATTGTAAATGAAGATAAGGATGAGGGCAGCGGTGATACTACTACAGATTCTGAGAGTAGATTTGAGGCCACATTGAAGCATGACAACAAGGATGCTAAGACATCCTTTGTGAGCCATAGAGAAAGTGATCCGGAATTTTTTGATTGTGGAAGTTCTGTTACAGACATCAGCAAAGAAAGCATAAATGGAGATGCTGACCTTGGCTTGTCAGACAAAGATTGCAGTGCACTGTCAAAGCAAAAGATTAGAAGAGCTACAGACGATCACAGAAGTGTGTCGTGTTTAAGGAGGAGTAAGTTTGAATTTGATGATGAAAGAACATGGAGTGATCTTGATGAAAATTATGTTAGCAGTGATTTACCTgaaaaatacactaaaataCCTTCGCAGATGGACTTTCCTGGACAGAATGATTCACCTGTCCCAGATAAAGCAATAAAGAGAAAAGTTGCCTCAAAGAAAGCAGATGAAATGTCCAAAGAGTCTGCAGTGGACAGTGATTCAAATGGACCTCCTGTATCAAACCTGATGATGAAACTGTTTCCTTCACTGAAACCGAAACAGAAGGCAGGCTGTCGCTTGGAACGTGAAACCAAATCGAATGTGGAACAGGATCCAGGAGGTGAGAGAACAGCAACTGGTAGGAAATGTTGAAGAGGACATATATTACAAGTCTTTCCTTCTAGCCCTTAAGCTGCAACCTGACATTGCACCAAAGGGTGTAAGTACAGACTTCTGCTGCAGGGAATGGCCCTGTTCTACCCTTACATCTCTGGTTGCGTGTCTGATGCCAGGTCTCATGATTATGCAGATTGCAGAATGACTATaatttgtgaaaacattttatttttattttattatttagtttttctttttttcccctctggaggCTAGTTTTTTGTCAGATCAGCTCATTGAAGTAACGTGATCTGGAGCTGCTTGATCTCTGTTTCTGAATCAAGGAAAGTATCAAAGGCAAGCCAAAAATGAAGTGGTACCTCCCTTTCCACTACAGTGTGCATTTACACTACAGTAGGTTAATGCTATGCACTGCTAGGTTAGCTTGTTCCTCTTATAAAATACAAGGAAGTGGCAGCCCTGTCCATATTATCAAAGTGTAGTATAGTATCTAGAGAATTCATGTGGAATATGGGAAATCCATATTCAGTTTTTTGCTTTGCCCAAGTTGATTTCATCTATATGGTTACAGTGTGTGGAGGACTGCCTCTAAAACTTCCTGTTGAAGCTGTTGTGTTTCTGCTATCATAAAACATGGAGTTGTTCAGTGAAAGCATGAAGGTGCAGCCTCCCATTTAAATCTTCTGTCTGAAAGGTTGTGATCTTGGTTTCAAATGCTGCTccagtgaatgtttaggattttgtttaggtttttatgataagccagttgatgtaatctttttggatttcagaaaagcttttgatacCATCTCTCCCAG from Chiroxiphia lanceolata isolate bChiLan1 chromosome 2, bChiLan1.pri, whole genome shotgun sequence includes these protein-coding regions:
- the CENPJ gene encoding centromere protein J isoform X2 yields the protein MPTVENPSGEQNFIAHWMFNSSRAGVLLDPSFTALNCKKENLLPGPENITSLPAEVLHLSDTCSISDDSLCEESGSSRTLQQYSTGTSFPAAACDVESSKPDFVCGEVDGQKKSGYSDPLLKRLEQLKELQRQKQEQLKKQQMEQLQWLMEEQQKLLSMVSGQTAALGYTLTAESQKLRPGHSSGLTTLHQLPSSGYQNVFEDRTHAPIVASYTQDNDSLPKLNNKECTSSLKNSLSEVSACEKQGPCVPMKRPNCLNNKEDKYITGKNMWCPEKKMELLKESEDNHIDSLCVGIADLSENCSGGEHLRTNTEERPIKAAIHEKKQTFEEFLEEQIQLEEQRLEQNQKLQETNGSTVQKPVTKRPFLKRGEGLTRFTNAKSKITKLGENTSKLQQRASDDRNVIKVDRSQTQKKTMPPGKELVSENPFAPCKKYNHPNKAKHCPIQKTVVLRNHNGENISPLETKMQSGKNYDGQMRDYYASEINSKTENKENRVEFAKSNTGKIKNKLPGTEKSQLSQELASAFSNSKHNIGHPVKDSELSFEISFQNKLENWEKEKEKETLELDEFLFLEQAADELSFSSNSSFVQRVLDRDLQTLKGRRMSSTPIKAKEQQVKLLAGQPTNEKNERADCIAQENTHNSPVMHSVSNSGADSRMKDPLNKTDNVIFSASSVKTAPALKSNHWIVNEDKDEGSGDTTTDSESRFEATLKHDNKDAKTSFVSHRESDPEFFDCGSSVTDISKESINGDADLGLSDKDCSALSKQKIRRATDDHRSVSCLRRSKFEFDDERTWSDLDENYVSSDLPEKYTKIPSQMDFPGQNDSPVPDKAIKRKVASKKADEMSKESAVDSDSNGPPVSNLMMKLFPSLKPKQKAGCRLERETKSNVEQDPGGNTVPSQLLRERLTELETEIERFRAENTTLSKLREEREQALANIRKEIADFEQQKAQELAEIEEYKKKEMKKLQKERKVFEKYTAEARAIPDKKERDEIQALKQQIAELQEDLKRKEAKWSTTHRRLKDQIEALVNENLELREEVKIMEKFRLEAWKKTEAAGSKRKIENSAMALKRAESCLPNRGSKSQTASLLLPVQRCSKMNGKSYSQAKGKLSRTPASGPAKDRSNSETITALEDSSKTFMDISPNEAHVSLPSGPAYMGSEEIERETAYPDGKVEQVLKNGCHLVFFPNGTWKKVGSDGKTVTITFFNGDVKQVMPDQTVIYYYADAKTTHTTYSDGLEVLQFSNGQIEKHYPDGKKEITFPDQTIKNLFTDGQEESILPDGTIVRVQPDGSKTIEFNNGQRELHTSQFKRREYPDGSVKTVYMNGQQETKYGSGRVRVKDKDGNIIMDTKL
- the CENPJ gene encoding centromere protein J isoform X1; this translates as MPTVENPSGEQNFIAHWMFNSSRAGVLLDPSFTALNCKKENLLPGPENITSLPAEVLHLSDTCSISDDSLCEESGSSRTLQQYSTGTSFPAAACDVESSKPDFVCGEVDGQKKSGYSDPLLKRLEQLKELQRQKQEQLKKQQMEQLQWLMEEQQKLLSMVSGQTAALGYTLTAESQKLRPGHSSGLTTLHQLPSSGYQNVFEDRTHAPIVASYTQDNDSLPKLNNKECTSSLKNSLSEVSACEKQGPCVPMKRPNCLNNKEDKYITGKNMWCPEKKMELLKESEDNHIDSLCVGIADLSENCSGGEHLRTNTEERPIKAAIHEKKQTFEEFLEEQIQLEEQRLEQNQKLQETNGSTVQKPVTKRPFLKRGEGLTRFTNAKSKITKLGENTSKLQQRASDDRNVIKVDRSQTQKKTMPPGKELVSENPFAPCKKYNHPNKAKHCPIQKTVVLRNHNGENISPLETKMQSGKNYDGQMRDYYASEINSKTENKENRVEFAKSNTGKIKNKLPGTEKSQLSQELASAFSNSKHNIGHPVKDSELSFEISFQNKLENWEKEKEKETLELDEFLFLEQAADELSFSSNSSFVQRVLDRDLQTLKGRRMSSTPIKAKEQQVKLLAGQPTNEKNERADCIAQENTHNSPVMHSVSNSGADSRMKDPLNKTDNVIFSASSVKTAPALKSNHWIVNEDKDEGSGDTTTDSESRFEATLKHDNKDAKTSFVSHRESDPEFFDCGSSVTDISKESINGDADLGLSDKDCSALSKQKIRRATDDHRSVSCLRRSKFEFDDERTWSDLDENYVSSDLPEKYTKIPSQMDFPGQNDSPVPDKAIKRKVASKKADEMSKESAVDSDSNGPPVSNLMMKLFPSLKPKQKAGCRLERETKSNVEQDPGGNTVPSQLLRERLTELETEIERFRAENTTLSKLREEREQALANIRKEIADFEQQKAQELAEIEEYKKKEMKKLQKERKVFEKYTAEARAIPDKKERDEIQALKQQIAELQEDLKRKEAKWSTTHRRLKDQIEALVNENLELREEVKIMEKFRLEAWKKTEAAGSKRKIENSAMALKRAESCLPNRGSKSQTASLLLPVQRCSKMNGKSYSQAKGKLSRTPASGPAKDRSNSETITALEDSSKTFMVDISPNEAHVSLPSGPAYMGSEEIERETAYPDGKVEQVLKNGCHLVFFPNGTWKKVGSDGKTVTITFFNGDVKQVMPDQTVIYYYADAKTTHTTYSDGLEVLQFSNGQIEKHYPDGKKEITFPDQTIKNLFTDGQEESILPDGTIVRVQPDGSKTIEFNNGQRELHTSQFKRREYPDGSVKTVYMNGQQETKYGSGRVRVKDKDGNIIMDTKL